A genome region from Eremothecium gossypii ATCC 10895 chromosome VII, complete sequence includes the following:
- the PTC7 gene encoding type 2C protein phosphatase PTC7 (Syntenic homolog of Saccharomyces cerevisiae YHR076W (PTC7)) has protein sequence MFVGVGAGRLGRGMLVAVIAVMCHLILTQAGFYQSAARRFFTRQAGTASYGAYAGWHGQGSDGLTYQTAVAFNAKERQDKKESSVTGEDNYFVGSGSSGLYVGVADGVGGWAAHGYDSSAISRELCASLQEYAERALGSPGPKELLRQAYGKVRKDGIVKVGGTTAVVAQLRPGGQLRVANLGDSWCGVFRESKLVFETAVQTLAFNTPYQLSIIPEHMLAEAARTGRSYILNTPEDADEYEFMLQRGDIVMLATDGVTDNVAPEDIEMFIRDHGNMKDLQAATEELVSEVARLSKDPNFPSIFAQELQKLTGEPHIGGKVDDITVVMVKVD, from the coding sequence ATGTTTGTCGGCGTCGGAGCAGGTCGACTTGGGAGAGGTATGCTTGTAGCGGTGATCGCGGTAATGTGCCATCTGATACTAACCCAAGCAGGGTTCTACCAATCTGCCGCACGGCGGTTCTTCACGCGGCAGGCGGGGACCGCGTCTTACGGAGCGTATGCCGGGTGGCATGGGCAGGGCAGCGATGGGCTCACGTACCAGACGGCAGTTGCGTTCAATGCGAAAGAGCGGCAGGACAAGAAGGAAAGCTCGGTGACGGGCGAGGACAACTACTTTGTCGGGTCAGGGAGCAGCGGGCTATACGTGGGGGTGGCGGACGGGGTCGGCGGGTGGGCGGCACACGGGTACGACTCGTCGGCGATCTCGCGGGAGCTGTGTGCGTCGCTGCAGGAGTACGCGGAGCGGGCGCTGGGGTCGCCAGGGCcgaaggagctgctgcggcaggcGTACGGAAAGGTGCGCAAGGACGGGATCGTGAAGGTGGGTGGCACGACGGCGGTGGTGGCGCAGCTGCGACCTGGGGGGCAGCTGCGCGTGGCGAACCTAGGGGACTCGTGGTGCGGTGTGTTCCGCGAAAGCAAGCTTGTGTTCGAGACGGCGGTGCAGACGCTGGCGTTCAACACACCCTACCAACTGTCGATCATCCCGGAACACATGTTGGCAGAGGCAGCGCGGACCGGGCGCTCGTACATTCTGAACACGCCAGAGGATGCTGACGAGTATGAATTCATGCTACAGAGGGGCGACATAGTGATGTTGGCTACGGACGGAGTTACCGACAACGTAGCGCCGGAGGACATCGAGATGTTCATCCGAGACCATGGCAATATGAAGGATCTGCAGGCTGCTACGGAGGAACTCGTTTCCGAGGTTGCTCGCCTGAGTAAAGACCCAAACTTTCCTAGCATTTTCGCGCAGGAGCTACAGAAGCTTACTGGTGAGCCCCATATAGGCGGCAAGGTGGATGATATAACGGTAGTGATGGTGAAGGTAGACTAG
- the TIM11 gene encoding F1F0 ATP synthase subunit e (Syntenic homolog of Saccharomyces cerevisiae YDR322C-A (TIM11)) produces MSTLNVLRYTALGLGVVAGVKNDWSLQSEAKHKQKSEEQAKQLKLVEEAKTEYAKLHSKGSAVASTAQFDLEDPNMDFGAAIEGAVAALQ; encoded by the coding sequence ATGTCTACTTTGAACGTATTGAGATACACTGCTCTGGGCCTGGGCGTTGTTGCCGGGGTTAAGAACGACTGGTCCCTACAGAGTGAGGCGAAACACAAGCAAAAATCCGAAGAGCAAGCCAAGCAGTTGAagctggtggaggaggCCAAGACGGAGTACGCTAAGCTACATTCCAAGGGCAGCGCGGTGGCCAGCACGGCGCAATTCGACCTCGAGGACCCCAACATGGACTTTGGGGCAGCCATCGAGGGCGCTGTGGCGGCGCTGCAGTGA
- the NMD2 gene encoding Nmd2p (Syntenic homolog of Saccharomyces cerevisiae YHR077C (NMD2); 1-intron) — protein sequence MNDERRQQLFELNSEAWSGIDAFPNKTSKLDSSIKRNTGFIKKLKQGITKDSKDSLMKDIGEVLLEKYLSEVITGTNESLAKVPNKTEDITAAVEVVSGLHQRFGEKFTLRLLELYMFNFVNPPDDAEGEKEELARTNRLKSNIRLFTELYLVNVFSNFDSISKDNLPKFMAKSTSSAFLCVLKTTLSYKYKYGARLSIATLFAKKYAGFFSEHSSLDRYIREPSLKEALWALFKAMTEAVFKRTVELDKKMKKLQKEHQRAQIRTGKLVDEYIEEYNKIEPVFERFVSAAQSLGESLNLTAPELSSSDDESGVNENKSIITTQVKSSNEKLWDSEETRKFYEVLPSVTQLVKEPITADGNEQTAAALKQFFIDLELCDNKEGIDELSCRYWLESLDNKATRKRLIKFFIEQQDWSKLKLYARFIATNAETMKDVKEELIECLDNGFRSQLHTNRINVKNIIFFCEMVKFNLVPGFLIFHKIRTLIFNLLVPNNIEILTVLFENFGRFLINKPEFSPQMEKMLELLSEKKKDHRLSVTSKNALENLLLLICPPTLSSLNVEAKVLTKEQQFYRILIRKELFDIGSKKASRLLKKANWRDPAVYKTMFSLFTKPEKVAYQAIPLLAQCLVAIYPTYRDFVIICIDTLLENIQRDLEINGQSHYMKRIAQIHYLTNIYNCGMIRSEAILDTAYQLLKYGYPKGLPMVGVLNEDDPADNYFRIHLIACILTGLKKTTPNLQKKLPLFMRFFEYYIYCKELPLPKQTEFAVNDVFNKFTTSDNFERAANANESARKLTATLQSMGLKATEEEEDEDSGYESSSGDSADSSEVEEEDVNSNLSEEDNDEDDDDSDSPSSSESEEDTDDDTDVFTIDRDLERKKINEEYERKLKSEEERRAEDEMEKMYQAVMQQSLESRKNEKIPMNNIPIVGSGTSTQVNSNLSSKVEAGKVPFTFLSKSGKRTQLRPICLPTDVKFVHDVLEGEQRLKSERERIKNIVLSQKFE from the exons ATGAAC GATGAAAGAAGACAGCAGTTATTTGAGCTGAACAGTGAAGCCTGGTCTGGAATTGATGCGTTCCCGAATAAAACCAGCAAGCTTGACTCAAGCATCAAGAGAAACACAGGGTTTATCAAAAAGCTGAAACAGGGTATCACGAAAGACTCGAAAGATTCGCTGATGAAAGATATTGGCGAAGTGCTCCTGGAAAAGTATCTCTCCGAGGTGATTACAGGAACGAATGAGAGTTTAGCGAAGGTTCCGAACAAAACCGAAGATATTACGGCGGCTGTGGAGGTGGTCAGCGGGCTGCATCAGCGGTTTGGGGAAAAGTTTACATTGAGGCTGTTGGAGCTGTATATGTTCAACTTTGTAAACCCTCCAGATGACGCCGAGGGGGAAAAGGAGGAACTGGCAAGGACTAACCGCCTCAAGTCGAACATCAGGCTCTTCACCGAACTCTATCTCGTGAACGTATTCAGCAACTTTGATAGCATTTCGAAGGACAACCTGCCAAAATTTATGGCGAAGAGCACGTCTTCTGCCTTTCTATGTGTGCTGAAAACAACCTTGTCTTACAAGTACAAGTATGGTGCTAGGCTATCGATTGCAACCCTTTTTGCGAAGAAGTACGCTGGTTTTTTTAGCGAGCATTCGTCCTTAGACAGGTATATTCGCGAGCCGTCATTGAAGGAGGCCCTATGGGCCCTCTTCAAAGCCATGACAGAGGCGGTGTTCAAGCGGACTGTAGAGCTTGATAAAAAGATGAAGAAACTTCAGAAAGAGCATCAAAGAGCCCAAATCCGCACGGGAAAACTTGTTGATGAGTATATTGAGGAATATAACAAGATTGAACCTGTATTTGAGAGGTTTGTGTCTGCTGCACAGTCTTTAGGCGAGTCACTAAACTTGACTGCTCCAGAactcagcagcagcgatGATGAGAGTGGTGTAAATGAAAATAAGTCCATTATCACAACGCAAGTCAAGAGCTCCAATGAAAAGCTATGGGATAGTGAAGAGACCAGAAAGTTTTATGAGGTACTGCCGTCTGTCACACAACTAGTTAAGGAGCCAATTACAGCAGATGGAAATGAGCAGACTGCAGCCGCTCTAAAACAGTTTTTTATTGACCTTGAGCTATGTGATAACAAGGAAGGAATTGATGAGCTTTCTTGCAGATATTGGTTAGAGTCCTTGGATAATAAGGCTACTCGGAAAAGATTAATAAAATTCTTCATCGAACAACAGGATTGGAGCAAGCTAAAGCTCTATGCGCGGTTCATTGCCACTAATGCTGAAACCATGAAGGACGTTAAGGAAGAGCTGATCGAGTGTTTGGATAATGGCTTCAGGTCTCAATTGCATACGAATAGGATCAATGTCAAAAATATCATATTCTTTTGCGAAATGGTAAAATTCAACCTAGTACCTGGCTTTTTGATATTTCATAAAATTCGGACCTTGATCTTTAACCTATTGGTCCCTAATAACATAGAGATATTAACAGTATTATTCGAGAATTTTGGGAGGTTTTTAATAAACAAACCCGAATTTAGTCCTCAGATGGAGAAAATGCTAGAGCTTTTAAGtgagaagaagaaggaccACCGGTTATCGGTAACTAGTAAAAACGCCTTGGAAAATCTACTTCTACTTATCTGCCCACCGACACTAAGCTCCCTCAATGTCGAGGCAAAGGTTTTAACAAAAGAACAGCAGTTCTACCGGATACTGATAAGGAAGGAGCTGTTTGATATTGGATCCAAGAAGGCCTCACGGTTGTTGAAAAAGGCAAACTGGCGAGATCCAGCTGTCTATAAGACTATGTTTTCCCTTTTCACGAAACCTGAGAAGGTAGCATACCAGGCGATCCCACTTCTTGCACAGTGTCTTGTAGCCATATACCCAACCTACAGGGACTTTGTCATTATATGCATCGACACATTGCTGGAAAATATCCAGAGGGACTTGGAGATAAACGGCCAAAGCCATTACATGAAAAGGATTGCTCAAATCCATTACCTCACAAATATCTACAACTGTGGTATGATCAGAAGTGAAGCTATACTGGATACAGCATATCAATTATTAAAATACGGTTACCCTAAAGGCCTACCTATGGTGGGGGTTCTCAACGAGGATGATCCTGCAGACAACTACTTCCGCATCCATTTAATTGCTTGTATCTTGACTGGCCTCAAAAAGACAACGCCAAATTTGCAGAAGAAGCTTCCACTTTTCATGAGGTTCTTTGAATATTACATTTATTGCAAGGAGTTGCCTTTGCCCAAGCAAACCGAATTCGCGGTGAATGATGTCTTTAACAAGTTCACAACATCTGATAATTTTGAAAGGGCAGCAAATGCCAATGAAAGCGCCAGGAAGCTGACAGCAACACTGCAGAGCATGGGCCTCAAAGCAACagaggaagaagaggaCGAAGATAGTGGCTACGAGTCTAGTAGTGGAGACAGTGCCGACTCCAGCGAGGTAGAAGAAGAAGACGTTAATAGCAACTTATCAGAGGAAGATAACGATGAGGATGACGACGATAGTGATTCCCCGTCAAGCAGTGAAAGTGAAGAAGATACTGACGACGACACAGACGTGTTTACTATTGACAGAGATCTAGAGCGCAAAAAGATAAACGAAGAATACGAAAGAAAGCTAAAgtcggaggaggagcggAGAGCAGAAGATGAAATGGAAAAGATGTACCAAGCTGTGATGCAACAATCTTTAGAATCCCGCAAGAATGAGAAAATCCCCATGAACAACATTCCTATCGTTGGATCTGGGACCAGCACACAGGTCAACAGCAATCTGTCATCAAAAGTCGAAGCGGGTAAGGTGCCCTTTACGTTTCTCAGCAAATCAGGAAAGCGGACTCAACTCCGCCCGATATGCCTGCCGACCGACGTCAAGTTTGTTCATGACGTACTAGAAGGCGAGCAGAGATTGAAGAGCGAGAGAGAGCGGATTAAGAACATTGTCTTAAGCCAGAAATTCGAATGA
- the PEP7 gene encoding phosphatidylinositol-3-phosphate binding protein (Syntenic homolog of Saccharomyces cerevisiae YDR323C (PEP7)), protein MPTPEADEQIPTEYSNAAASDASESVECPVCNRNIENLEQLNMHLDVEHNFKDERSLSTDSGSVNIASTTPTSVGLASSRETSGRNRSHYKPLVPGKSQCSRCGRKLTPRTGIQNCRRCGDLFCDIHCRLPVRLDLQGEYDPRNGDWCKCCHACMAGRPGYNKLGLSVDRTDEFIRHRTSKNEDKQLRILQLENRLVRLVDGIATIVRAHNQSLFYGSGMYREITALQKSVTPWKENSQASSCYLCSRPFNLLLRKHHCKLCGLIVCENNFTNCSKEFPIAQLVSAATDLPFRSNPQELAALPVRLRVCVVCIRSVFLRARLQDNLANDASQLFSKYTELQRVSRAILRIMPRFEQLLGDLNAPDASPNRSELDELAHLRRKLLETFKLYDTIAKQIFAIDPANTAELKIQQAIKAKSMSFIQDKMLPLKNIPGLLKPKDAEPEINYTTSNLLFNNLTVREVKLYREQLMVLKEQRFIVEGMLENAKKQRRFEEVNTLKENTKELDNQIAQLEETLGDQGFV, encoded by the coding sequence ATGCCAACCCCGGAGGCAGATGAACAAATACCTACAGAGTACAGTAATGCTGCTGCCTCTGACGCCTCGGAATCGGTCGAGTGCCCCGTATGCAATCGAAATATTGAAAACTTGGAACAGTTGAATATGCATCTGGATGTTGAACACAATTTTAAAGATGAACGATCGCTATCCACAGACAGCGGTTCCGTGAACATTGCAAGTACTACACCAACTTCGGTGGGTCTGGCGTCCAGTCGGGAGACATCCGGCAGAAACAGGTCACATTACAAACCTCTTGTGCCAGGGAAGTCACAATGCTCGAGATGCGGGCGAAAGCTCACACCGAGGACAGGAATCCAGAACTGCCGGAGGTGTGGGGACTTGTTCTGCGACATACATTGCCGTTTACCCGTGCGGCTAGACCTACAAGGGGAATATGATCCGAGAAACGGCGACTGGTGCAAGTGCTGCCATGCCTGCATGGCGGGGCGCCCTGGATACAACAAACTGGGCTTATCGGTGGACCGGACCGACGAGTTTATACGCCATCGTACCTCTAAAAACGAGGATAAACAGCTTCGCATTCTGCAGCTTGAGAATCGGCTTGTGCGTCTTGTTGACGGCATCGCTACTATTGTTCGCGCGCACAACCAGTCTTTGTTTTATGGAAGTGGAATGTATAGGGAAATCACTGCTCTACAGAAGTCCGTTACGCCATGGAAAGAAAATTCACAGGCATCAAGCTGCTATCTCTGTTCTCGGCCGTTCaatcttcttcttcgcAAGCACCATTGCAAGTTGTGTGGTCTGATAGTCTGCGAAAACAACTTTACCAACTGTTCCAAGGAGTTCCCGATCGCGCAGCTGGTGAGTGCTGCCACAGACCTACCATTCAGGAGCAATCCCCAGGAATTAGCCGCATTGCCGGTTCGACTACGCGTCTGCGTGGTTTGCATAAGATCCGTGTTTCTGCGCGCAAGGTTGCAGGACAATCTCGCAAACGATGCTTCTCAGCTATTTTCCAAGTACACTGAGTTGCAGCGTGTATCAAGAGCCATCTTGCGTATAATGCCTCGTTTCGAGCAACTGCTCGGGGACCTCAACGCACCCGACGCGAGCCCGAATCGAAGCGAGCTAGACGAGCTGGCGCACCTGCGAAGGAAACTCTTGGAGACTTTCAAGCTGTACGACACCATAGCCAAGCAGATATTTGCCATCGACCCGGCCAATACCGCAGAATTGAAGATCCAGCAGGCTATAAAGGCCAAATCGATGTCCTTCATACAGGATAAAATGCTACCGCTAAAGAATATCCCCGGCCTGCTGAAGCCGAAGGATGCCGAACCTGAGATCAATTACACTACTAGCAATCTACTTTTCAACAATCTGACTGTCCGCGAGGTTAAACTCTACCGTGAACAGCTGATGGTACTCAAAGAGCAGAGGTTTATAGTGGAGGGCATGCTCGAGAACGCCAAGAAACAGCGGCGTTTTGAAGAGGTTAATACGTTAAAGGAAAATACCAAAGAGCTAGACAATCAGATAGCCCAGCTCGAAGAAACCCTAGGCGACCAGGGTTTTGTTTAG
- a CDS encoding uncharacterized protein (Syntenic homolog of Saccharomyces cerevisiae YHR078W), protein MMEELFMLPVIGITALLVYKYAYDILWYKLQNLFELIPSSSSSHPYSSAIASINKSQNGFLYKLYTEYSVSSNNVLRVIRTLVSGTLALCVVAVEIVLWQIKTADSSKGGDVITDFMWPASSALLAASLILIQPFCILITMLNKFFEDRLAIDKLLLCSCAAATIWILGLYQISFGPFYYSSSPLTRLSLVGVTIMGVLSGIASMSTPYYVARFLLNWQKDAPVVLNHAFSHISMMYFSTAMIQERMQEYESNVEQNVLILKKLEQSPGGLDSVMREQLLEKIGRYQLQIAKLEIRLKESREITLAKRIFHLGFLCYCVYKLVSTFLLRVPQIITHAVSYPSDYDYKKFYSDEDSLSSGDPLAVTLANVFDLFFFGFDHQQDLDSLTKQISLLVSLSLFICSLSTVTTTISYLLTLLPAKLQILAFATIQDNADKTLPIHTKENKSIYGKKPSIIKNLVVSELTGVYLLSTILLIRSNLPNDVSRNLNTLLGENFALPNIAIDIWFDEVFAVSAILTLIGIVIVERTVTRTF, encoded by the coding sequence ATGATGGAAGAGCTGTTTATGCTACCAGTTATTGGTATCACGGCGTTGTTGGTGTATAAATACGCTTACGATATCCTTTGGTACAAGTTACAGAATCTATTTGAACTGATTCCTTCATCAAGCTCATCTCACCCCTACTCTTCGGCTATCGCTAGCATTAATAAGTCTCAGAATGGGTTTCTGTACAAGCTATACACGGAATATTCAGTTTCTTCTAACAATGTGCTGCGAGTGATTCGGACGCTAGTCTCCGGGACGTTGGCGCTGTGCGTCGTGGCTGTGGAGATAGTGCTATGGCAGATCAAGACGGCAGACAGTAGCAAGGGTGGGGATGTGATTACTGACTTCATGTGGCCAGCATCTtcggcgctgctggcggcgtCGCTTATACTGATCCAGCCGTTTTGCATTTTGATCACGATGCTGAACAAGTTCTTCGAAGACCGATTAGCTATCGATAAACTGCTGCTGTGCAGCTGTGCGGCTGCTACCATATGGATATTAGGCCTGTACCAAATTAGCTTTGGTCCATTTTATTACAGTTCGAGCCCGCTGACCCGGCTGTCGCTAGTAGGGGTGACAATTATGGGAGTCCTCTCCGGCATCGCCTCCATGTCCACGCCTTACTATGTTGCGCGTTTCCTACTGAATTGGCAGAAGGACGCCCCGGTGGTTCTTAACCACGCATTTAGCCACATTAGCATGATGTACTTTAGCACCGCCATGATACAGGAGCGTATGCAGGAGTACGAATCTAATGTGGAACAGAATGTCCTAATCctgaagaagctggaaCAGAGTCCAGGCGGTCTTGACAGTGTAATGCGGGAACAGTTACTGGAGAAGATTGGGCGCTATCAGCTACAGATTGCGAAACTGGAGATTCGTCTGAAGGAGTCACGCGAGATCACCCTAGCCAAACGCATATTCCACCTTGGTTTCCTCTGTTATTGTGTTTATAAATTGGTGTCCACGTTTCTCTTGCGAGTGCCCCAGATAATTACTCACGCGGTGTCCTATCCTTCTGATTATGACTACAAGAAGTTCTACAGTGACGAAGATAGCCTAAGCAGCGGTGATCCTCTGGCGGTTACGCTGGCCAACGTATTTGATCTGTTCTTTTTTGGGTTCGATCACCAGCAGGACCTGGATTCATTGACAAAGCAGATCTCCTTACTGGTTTCTCTGTCCCTATTCATATGCTCCCTGTCGACAGTCACCACCACAATTTCATACCTGCTGACATTGTTACCGGCAAAGCTACAGATACTTGCGTTTGCCACAATACAGGATAACGCTGACAAGACATTACCTATACATACGAAGGAAAACAAGTCCATATACGGGAAAAAGCCATCCATCATAAAAAACTTAGTGGTTTCTGAATTGACCGGTGTATATCTTTTGTCCACTATATTGTTGATTCGGTCTAATTTGCCTAACGATGTCTCTCGGAACCTTAATACATTGCTAGGGGAAAATTTTGCCCTTCCTAATATAGCCATAGACATCTGGTTTGATGAAGTGTTCGCCGTCAGCGCTATCTTGACATTAATCGGTATCGTAATCGTGGAAAGGACGGTCACGCGGACGTTCTAA
- the MRPL35 gene encoding mitochondrial 54S ribosomal protein mL38 (Syntenic homolog of Saccharomyces cerevisiae YDR322W (MRPL35)) yields the protein MLRRSFHSSRTLAQQTWSDFSRRSASLGVQSKAVKKYLFENSKTGPPSLKKRSSRLKYESPEHMDEMFKMAYEYLQLRAQQKYDAQASESDAARKVQLEVEAELHNPEVKYNFQFHDKRENNPAVIDYTQPVYRHLGRKHWESYGQMLLMQRLETLAVIPDTLPTLEPRADVQIKFPFSTGVNKWVEPGEVVSTNVTSMEPAIKIQEFDHSLDAEQQLYTILIVNPDVPDLEANTYSTSLCFGLQNIKIAYNDNLVDPRRYGPENVLASYLPPVPEKNAGTQRFAVWVFRQPGPLPAGDALSREHFDIRAFTALHGLDAVGAHVWRSAWDSNTAAVRELYRLPPGRVFHRVRANL from the coding sequence ATGTTGCGCCGGTCTTTCCATTCTAGTAGGACACTTGCTCAACAGACATGGTCCGATTTCTCCAGACGGTCTGCCTCGCTGGGCGTGCAAAGTAAGGCGGTGAAGAAGTATCTGTTTGAAAACAGCAAGACAGGACCCCCATCGCTCAAGAAACGGAGCAGCAGGCTGAAGTACGAGTCGCCAGAGCACATGGACGAGATGTTCAAGATGGCTTACGAATacctgcagctgcgcgcgcagcaaAAGTATGATGCGCAGGCGTCAGAAAGCGATGCCGCGCGGAAGGTGCAGCTGGAAGTGGAGGCCGAGCTGCACAATCCAGAAGTCAAGTACAACTTCCAGTTCCACGACAAGCGTGAGAACAACCCCGCGGTAATAGACTATACGCAGCCGGTGTACCGCCACCTGGGACGCAAGCACTGGGAGTCGTACGGGCAGATGCTGCTAATGCAGAGGCTGGAGACGCTGGCAGTCATCCCGGACACACTCCCCACGCTGGAGCCACGTGCCGACGTCCAGATCAAGTTTCCGTTCAGCACCGGTGTCAACAAGTGGGTGGAGCCGGGCGAGGTGGTCAGCACCAACGTCACGTCCATGGAGCCCGCAATCAAGATCCAGGAGTTCGATCACAGCCTCGACgccgagcagcagctgtaCACAATCCTGATTGTCAACCCCGACGTGCCGGACCTGGAGGCAAACACGTACAGCACGTCGCTCTGCTTCGGCCTGCAGAACATCAAGATCGCGTACAATGACAACCTCGTCGACCCCCGCCGCTACGGCCCTGAAAACGTGCTGGCATCTTACCTGCCTCCTGTGCCCGAGAAGAACGCTGGCACGCAGCGCTTCGCCGTTTGGGTGTTCCGCCAGCCCGGGCCTCTCCCCGCGGGCGACGCGCTCTCCCGCGAGCACTTCGACATCCGCGCCTTCACCGCCCTACACGGCCTCGACGCCGTCGGCGCGCACGTCTGGCGCTCTGCCTGGGACAGCAACACCGCCGCGGTCCGCGAGCTCTACCGTCTCCCTCCCGGCCGCGTCTTCCACCGCGTCCGCGCAAACCTGTAA